GGTGTGGTTCGAGGAGTTGCTTGGAGTGATTCCTCCTCCGAGCCAAGTTCAGAAGTTCGCAGTAAACTGCACCTGGTTCCATGAGACTTTCGGAGAGTGCCCCGAGGGAGCCGATGAGGAGACTGTGTGGCGCTTTGCTCGTGCCTATATCATGATGTTGTTGGACACTCAGCTGTTTGCCGACAAGTCCGGCAACCGCATTCACATCAGATGGCTTCCCTATGTAGCTAGGCTTGAGGAGATGGGTTCCTACAGTTGGGGGTCTGCAGCATTGGCATGGTTGTACTGGTGCATGTGCCGAGTGGCAAACAGACATGTGGTGAAGTTAGCGGGCCCACTTCAGCTACTTCAGTCCTGGATCTTCTGGCGCTTTCCCAGGTTTAGGCCTGCTGGGTATGATACGTGCAGCTGGCCTTTGGCATCTAGgtacgtgatgagcggataatttatatgctttttggcaatgtttttagtatgttttagttagtttttattatatttttattagtttttatttaaaattcacttttctggactttactataagtttgtgtgtttttctgtgattttaggtattttctggctgaaattgagggacttgagcaaaaatctgattcagaggctaaaaaggactgcagatgctgttggattctgacctccctgcactcgaagtggattttcttgagctacagaaacccaattggcgcgttcttaattgcgttggaaagtagacatcctgggctttccagcaatatataatagtccatactttgcccgagatttaatggcccagaccggcgttccaaatcagctcaagattgcccgacgttaaacgccggaactggcacaaaagtgggagttaaacgcccaaactggcacaaaaactagcgtttaactccaagaaaagtctctacacatagaagctttaatgctcagcccaagcacacaccaagtgggcccggaagtggatttttatgtcatttactcatttctgtaaaccctaagctactagttctctataaataagaccttttgctattgtattttcatcttggttcttctggttccctctttgtggccgaagccaatgatcactattatcacttatgtattttcaacggtggagtttctacacaccatagattaaggtgtggagctctgctgtacctcgagtatcaatgcaattactattgttcttctattcaattcggcttattcttgttctaagatatcacttgttcctcaacttgatgaatgtgattatccgtgacactcatcatcattctcacctatgaacgtgtgcctgacaaccacctccgttctaccttagattgagtggatatctcttggatcccttaatcggaatcttcgtggtataagctagaattgatggcggcattcaagagaatccgaaaggtctaaaccttgtctgtggtattctgagtaggattcaaggattgaatgactgtgacgagctttaaactcctgaaggatgggcattagtgacagacgcaaaagaatcactggattctattccaacctgattgagaaccgacagatgattagccgtgctgtgacagagcgcgttgaacattttcactgagaggacgggactgtagccattgacaacggtgatgcctaacatacagcttgtcatggaaaggactaagaaggattggatgaagacagtaggaaagcagagagacggaagggacaaagcatctccatacgcttatctgaaattctcaccaatgaattacatacgtatctctatctttactttatgttttattcatcttttaatcattaatcctccataaccatttgaatctgcctgactgagatttacaagatgaccatagcttgcttcataccaacaatctccgtgggatcgacccttactcgcgtaaggtttattacttggacgacccagtgcacttgctggttagttgtgcgaagttgtgataaagagttgagattgcaattgagcgtaccatgttgatggcgtcattgatgatcacaattttgtgcaccaagtttttggcgccgttgccggggaattaaatgtcctaactacagtttcgcatttgttccctgcaataacagtgccaagttttgatccggcaataacaccaagtttttggcaccgttgccggggattgttcgagtttagacaactgacggttcatattgttgcttagattaggtatttttcttcagaatttttaagaatgaattctagagtttcaaggtgatgttttcatcatcaccaaagctgattgattctcatcaatttagctcttgaaagcaatgtcctgctgaagcttggctagccatgtctaatttctttagactaaaactttagactaacattgcatgattcctggaattcttattaaaaattttggatctctttattttcttttccatataattttcgaaaaaatccaaaaaaattataaaatcttaaaaccaaaaaaaaaaattttatgtttcttgtttgagtctagtgtctaattttaagtttggtgtcaattgcatgtctttattcttctaattttcgaaaaaaattacatgcattatgttcttcattgatcttcaagttgttcttgatgattttc
The genomic region above belongs to Arachis stenosperma cultivar V10309 chromosome 5, arast.V10309.gnm1.PFL2, whole genome shotgun sequence and contains:
- the LOC130980887 gene encoding protein MAIN-LIKE 2-like, which codes for MGDDPARLYRLDGVGHIAGVINNEPQRCIRSMRRQQGMPLDERYVPYLQMAGLYDLARLNDRWFRLDEPLVSAIVERWRPETHTFHMSFGECTITLQDMAYHLGLAVDRRYVSGCLTDFHMYIEGERPAWVWFEELLGVIPPPSQVQKFAVNCTWFHETFGECPEGADEETVWRFARAYIMMLLDTQLFADKSGNRIHIRWLPYVARLEEMGSYSWGSAALAWLYWCMCRVANRHVVKLAGPLQLLQSWIFWRFPRFRPAGYDTCSWPLASRYVMSG